The Bryobacteraceae bacterium genome includes a window with the following:
- a CDS encoding type I-E CRISPR-associated protein Cas7/Cse4/CasC, translating into MRLIELHILQSFPVSCLNRDDVGAPKTAIFGGVNRARISSQCLKRAIRLAMHELAPEQCAGERSRLIVDPLTDRIEAEMKRRLATTAEPDERLRAAAESLASEFCHRLANFDEEAKQRKGLRRVKTMMFLSPGDLAAAAAALAETAIADPEWGEKLGANEKAGKEEKRGKKSKDDGQKWMDGVMSRGFKALREPGCKDAADIAVFGRMVANDPSLNVEGAAMFSHALSTHRADNEIDFFTAVDDLQAADPTVAEEDRAGSGMMGTLEFSSATYYRYAALNLGLLEDSKHLGAFTLEERRKVVDAFVRAVLLSVPGARKNSMNANTLPGFVLGLYRDHGHPVQLVNAFESPVKAKKDGLLAPSVEALEKHLRELRQTWGLTPAAEVRLPSEGMTLDRFCQELVRHV; encoded by the coding sequence ATGAGACTGATAGAACTGCACATTCTGCAATCTTTTCCGGTGTCGTGCCTGAACCGGGACGATGTCGGGGCGCCGAAGACGGCCATCTTCGGCGGGGTGAACCGGGCGCGGATCTCCAGCCAGTGCCTGAAGCGGGCCATCCGGCTGGCGATGCACGAACTTGCGCCGGAGCAATGCGCGGGCGAGCGGAGCCGCCTGATCGTGGACCCGCTGACCGACCGCATCGAGGCGGAAATGAAACGGCGCCTCGCCACGACGGCCGAGCCGGACGAGCGCCTCCGGGCCGCAGCTGAAAGTCTCGCCAGCGAGTTTTGCCACCGGCTCGCGAACTTCGATGAAGAGGCGAAGCAGAGGAAAGGCTTGCGGCGCGTGAAGACGATGATGTTTCTTTCTCCCGGAGACCTGGCAGCGGCAGCGGCTGCGCTGGCCGAGACAGCGATTGCGGATCCTGAATGGGGCGAGAAACTGGGAGCGAACGAAAAGGCGGGCAAGGAGGAAAAGAGGGGGAAGAAGTCGAAAGACGACGGCCAGAAATGGATGGACGGCGTGATGAGCCGTGGATTCAAAGCGCTGCGGGAGCCCGGCTGCAAGGATGCTGCAGACATCGCCGTCTTCGGGCGCATGGTGGCCAACGACCCCTCTCTGAACGTCGAGGGCGCGGCCATGTTCAGCCATGCTCTGTCGACGCATCGGGCGGACAATGAAATCGATTTTTTCACCGCTGTCGACGACCTGCAGGCAGCGGACCCGACGGTGGCCGAGGAGGACCGGGCTGGCAGCGGGATGATGGGCACGCTGGAATTCTCCTCGGCGACGTATTACCGTTATGCGGCGCTGAATCTGGGGCTGCTGGAGGACAGCAAGCATCTGGGCGCGTTTACGCTGGAGGAGAGGCGGAAAGTGGTGGACGCCTTCGTGCGGGCGGTGCTGCTGAGCGTTCCGGGTGCGCGGAAGAACTCGATGAACGCCAACACGCTGCCGGGTTTCGTGCTGGGACTGTACCGGGATCACGGGCATCCGGTACAACTGGTGAACGCCTTCGAATCGCCGGTCAAGGCGAAAAAGGACGGGCTGCTGGCGCCGTCCGTGGAGGCGCTCGAGAAGCATCTTCGGGAGCTGAGGCAGACGTGGGGCCTGACGCCGGCGGCGGAAGTGCGGCTGCCCTCGGAGGGAATGACGCTCGACAGATTCTGCCAGGAGCTGGTGCGCCATGTCTGA
- a CDS encoding type I-E CRISPR-associated protein Cas5/CasD, producing the protein MSETAHLALLFDAPMQSWGVSSKFQNRGTLPHPTRSAILGLFCAAAGAAKGSREEKELLEALAGARITTVEIPRRAADGERRVPIRRLRDFHTVLGTRTADGKPNANAVVTLRDYLTDARFGVVVSGPNELVTRLQRWLEDPVWGVWFGRKCCLPAAPIVRGVFGSREEALLHLTEGREIRLFTRVEDVDRFDEGTDSLCDVPLSFGTPDSSSEGRVFAYRRIRVSPAEAE; encoded by the coding sequence ATGTCTGAGACGGCCCATCTGGCGCTGCTGTTCGACGCTCCCATGCAGAGCTGGGGCGTGTCGAGCAAGTTTCAGAACCGCGGCACCCTGCCCCACCCGACGCGCAGCGCGATTCTGGGGCTGTTCTGCGCGGCGGCGGGGGCGGCGAAGGGTTCCAGAGAGGAGAAGGAGCTGCTGGAGGCGCTGGCGGGCGCGCGGATCACGACGGTCGAGATCCCGCGCCGCGCCGCGGATGGGGAACGGCGCGTGCCGATCCGGCGCCTGCGGGACTTTCACACGGTGCTGGGGACACGAACCGCTGACGGCAAGCCCAACGCGAATGCGGTGGTGACGCTCAGGGACTACCTGACGGACGCGCGGTTCGGCGTCGTCGTCAGCGGGCCGAATGAGCTGGTGACCCGGCTGCAGCGGTGGCTGGAAGATCCGGTCTGGGGCGTGTGGTTCGGGCGGAAGTGCTGTCTTCCGGCGGCGCCGATTGTCCGTGGTGTGTTCGGGTCTCGCGAGGAGGCTCTGCTGCACCTGACTGAAGGACGGGAGATCCGGCTGTTCACCAGAGTTGAAGACGTGGACCGTTTCGACGAGGGCACAGACAGCCTGTGCGACGTGCCGCTGTCGTTCGGAACGCCAGACTCCTCATCGGAGGGGCGTGTTTTCGCCTACCGGAGGATCCGCGTCAGTCCGGCGGAGGCGGAGTAA
- the cas1-2 gene encoding CRISPR-associated endonuclease Cas1 2: protein MPVFEKPPLETLSPARDRWTPIYLEHGRLEVDDSSVKWIGADMTVLRLPVATLSAILLGPGTTVTHAAVKACADCNTPVCWIGEDGMRFYSFGVTPNHDNERARRHAACWADRKRREAIARRMFSRRFGEELAQERTVRELRGMEGLRVRTLYAELGLKYGVTWKGRNYDKSNWDLADNINRAISAANASLYALCCAVVCTMGYIPSLGMIHDSGPLAFVYDVADLYKESTSFPAAFQAIAADPRDRGDLVRKLLKERIEQERLLQRMPEDLEELFR from the coding sequence GTGCCGGTGTTCGAGAAACCGCCGCTGGAAACGCTCAGCCCGGCGCGCGACCGGTGGACGCCGATTTATCTGGAGCACGGGCGTCTGGAGGTGGACGACTCGAGCGTGAAGTGGATCGGCGCGGACATGACCGTGCTGCGGCTGCCGGTGGCGACGCTGTCCGCAATCCTGCTGGGGCCCGGAACCACGGTGACGCACGCGGCGGTGAAGGCGTGCGCGGATTGCAACACCCCGGTGTGCTGGATCGGCGAAGACGGGATGCGGTTCTATTCGTTCGGCGTGACGCCGAATCACGACAACGAGCGCGCAAGGCGCCATGCGGCCTGCTGGGCGGACCGGAAGAGGCGGGAAGCGATCGCGAGGCGCATGTTCAGCCGCCGGTTCGGCGAGGAATTGGCCCAGGAACGGACCGTGCGGGAACTGCGGGGCATGGAGGGACTGCGCGTGCGGACGCTATATGCCGAGCTCGGGCTGAAATACGGCGTCACCTGGAAGGGTCGGAATTACGACAAATCGAACTGGGATCTGGCCGACAACATCAACCGGGCGATTTCGGCCGCCAACGCCAGCCTCTACGCATTGTGCTGCGCGGTGGTGTGCACGATGGGTTACATCCCCTCGCTCGGCATGATCCACGACAGCGGGCCGCTGGCGTTCGTCTACGACGTGGCGGATCTGTACAAGGAATCGACGTCGTTTCCCGCGGCGTTCCAGGCCATCGCCGCCGATCCGCGGGACCGCGGAGACCTGGTGCGCAAGCTGCTCAAAGAGAGGATCGAGCAGGAGCGCCTGCTGCAGAGGATGCCTGAAGATCTCGAGGAGCTGTTCCGATGA
- a CDS encoding type I-E CRISPR-associated endoribonuclease Cas2 — MTVIVAQDTPDAIRGMLKRWFIEPRPNVFVGTLNRRTHAKTLEYIKRNAEGLGLLIVSSYPNCQGYVIETTGEVNRRGVEVSGLWLVAEKWAGQTAGEEDEAAE, encoded by the coding sequence ATGACGGTGATTGTGGCGCAGGACACGCCGGACGCCATCCGGGGGATGCTGAAGCGGTGGTTTATTGAGCCCCGGCCGAACGTGTTCGTGGGCACGCTGAACCGCCGGACGCACGCCAAGACGCTGGAATACATCAAGAGAAACGCGGAGGGGCTGGGTCTTCTGATTGTCAGCTCGTATCCGAACTGCCAGGGATACGTGATCGAGACGACAGGCGAGGTGAACCGGCGGGGTGTGGAGGTGAGCGGACTGTGGCTGGTGGCGGAGAAATGGGCAGGCCAGACCGCGGGCGAGGAGGACGAAGCGGCGGAGTGA